A genome region from Panicum virgatum strain AP13 chromosome 4K, P.virgatum_v5, whole genome shotgun sequence includes the following:
- the LOC120704263 gene encoding G-type lectin S-receptor-like serine/threonine-protein kinase At2g19130 encodes MASTALLLLPAMAIHGGITAWCFASDTISASSPISGDRTVVSRGGKFELGFFNPAGGGGSNYYVGIWYKKVVSQRTPVWVANRAAPVADPASSRLAVAADGNLVLTNEAGRLVWSSNVSSASGSNGDAAVAVAVILDTGNLVLRRESGEVLWQSVEHPTDTWLPGARLGMNKITGEVQALVSWKNAGDPAPGMYTLGIDPNGSSQYFTKWNRTVTSWSSGEWKDGVFAGVPEMISHYMYDFEFVSDANASYFTYSQQDPTVISRLVLDVSGQVRQIMWAPSAEWMIIWTEPHRLCDVYAVCGAFGVCNEKSEPYCSCPAGFRPSSAGDWELGDHSHGCRRNNPSRCDGGTNSSVHGDAFLPAPGVSLPINSSSAQASSARDCELACLRSCNCTAYSYGGHCSLWYGGLLNLEDTGGAMDDLLYLRVSAMDVPSSKGRKRTVVFVSIAVVASIILALSIIVFVVVRMYRKRQRSKTFMQAASEGSSLVAFKYGDVRRATKNFSEKLGGGSFGSVYKGTLPGGGVAIAVKKLEGRLCVGEKQFRNEVRTIGVIQHVNLVRLRGFSSRGSERLLVYDHMPNGSLDKALFGGASAVALSWRARFQIVLGAARGLLYLHEGCRDCIIHCDIKPENILLDKDLVPKVADFGLAKLLPRDFSRVLTTVRGTIGYLAPEWISGVPITVKADVYSYGMVLLEIVSGRRNARCWPATEQDPSLSGYFPLVAARKVSQGEALDGLLDERLRGDADPRELERACRVACWCVQDDETRRPTMEQVVQALEGVLAMDVPPVPTSLQALAGRPRFRLSDECA; translated from the coding sequence atggcTTCGACAGCGCTACTGCTGCTCCCGGCCATGGCCATCCACGGCGGCATTACTGCGTGGTGCTTCGCGTCGGACACCATATCCGCCAGCTCCCCCATCTCCGGTGACCGGACCGTCGTGTCGAGAGGCGGCAAATTCGAGCTCGGCTTCTTCAACCccgctggtggcggcggcagcaactACTACGTGGGGATCTGGTACAAGAAGGTCGTGTCGCAGCGCACGCCGGTGTGGGTCGCCAACAGGGCCGCGCCGGTCGCCGACCCGGCGTCCTCTCGGCTCGCCGTGGCGGCGGACGGCAACCTCGTGCTCACCAACGAAGCCGGCCGGCTCGTCTGGTCCTCGAACGTCAGCTCCGCCAGCGGCTCCaacggcgacgccgccgtggcggtggcggtCATCTTGGACACCGGGAACCTCGTGCTCCGGCGCGAGAGCGGCGAGGTTCTGTGGCAGAGCGTGGAGCACCCGACCGACACGTGGCTCCCTGGAGCCCGCCTTGGCATGAACAAGATCACCGGCGAAGTGCAGGCGCTGGTTTCTTGGAAGAACGCCGGCGACCCGGCTCCCGGCATGTACACCTTGGGGATCGACCCCAACGGGAGCAGCCAGTACTTCACGAAATGGAACAGGACCGTGACTTCCTGGAGCAGCGGAGAGTGGAAGGACGGCGTGTTCGCCGGGGTGCCGGAGATGATATCGCACTACATGTACGACTTCGAGTTCGTGTCCGACGCCAACGCCAGCTACTTCACCTACTCCCAGCAGGACCCCACGGTGATCTCCAGGCTAGTCCTGGACGTCTCCGGCCAGGTGAGGCAGATCATGTGGGCGCCGTCCGCTGAGTGGATGATCATCTGGACGGAGCCGCACCGGCTGTGCGACGTCTACGCCGTCTGCGGTGCGTTCGGCGTCTGCAACGAGAAGAGCGAGCCCTACTGCAGCTGCCCCGCCGGTTTCCGTCCCTCCTCTGCGGGGGACTGGGAGCTAGGGGATCACTCCCATGGCTGCCGCCGGAACAATCCCTCGCGGTGTGACGGTGGCACGAACAGCTCGGTGCACGGCGACGCCTTCTTGCCGGCGCCGGGTGTTTCTCTACCGATAAATTCATCGTCTGCACAGGCATCAAGCGCTCGAGACTGCGAGTTGGCATGCTTGAGGAGCTGCAACTGCACCGCCTACTCTTACGGCGGTCACTGCTCTCTGTGGTACGGCGGCTTGCTCAACTTGGAGGACACGGGCGGCGCCATGGACGACCTGCTTTACCTCCGGGTGTCCGCCATGGACGTGCCATCCTCGAAAGGCCGTAAGAGAACGGTCGTCTTCGTTTCCATCGCCGTAGTTGCGTCGATCATCCTAGCCTTGTCGATCATCGTGTTCGTGGTTGTTAGGATGTATAGGAAACGGCAGAGGAGCAAAACATTCATGCAGGCAGCATCGGAAGGTAGCAGCCTTGTGGCGTTCAAGTACGGCGACGTGAGGAGGGCGACCAAGAACTTCTCGGagaagctcggcggcggcagcttcgGGTCGGTGTACAAGGGGACGCTgcccggcggcggggtggccatCGCGGTGAAGAAACTCGAGGGCCGCCTCTGCGTGGGGGAGAAGCAGTTCCGGAACGAGGTGCGCACCATCGGCGTGATCCAGCACGTCAACCTCGTCCGCCTCCGCGGCTTCTCCTCCCGCGGCAGTGAGCGGCTGCTTGTCTACGACCACATGCCCAACGGCTCGCTGGACAAGGCTCTCTTCGGGGGAGCGTCGGCGGTGGCGTTGAGCTGGCGCGCGAGGTTCCAGATCGTtctcggcgcggcgcggggcctgCTGTACCTCCACGAGGGGTGCCGGGACTGCATCATCCACTGCGACATCAAGCCGGAGAACATCCTGCTCGACAAGGATCTCGTGCCCAAGGTTGCCGACTTCGGCCTCGCGAAGCTGCTGCCGAGGGACTTCAGCAGGGTCCTCACCACGGTGCGTGGCACCATCGGCTACCTCGCGCCGGAGTGGATCTCCGGCGTGCCGATCACCGTCAAGGCCGACGTGTACAGCTACGGGATGGTGCTGCTGGAGATCGTCTCCGGCCGCCGGAACGCGCGGTGCTGGCCGGCGACAGAGCAGGACCCGTCGCTGTCGGGGTACTTCCCGCTGGTGGCCGCGAGGAAGGTCAGCCAAGGGGAGGCGCTCGACGGGCTGCTGGACGAGCGGCTGCGCGGCGACGCGGACCCGCGGGAGCTGGAACGTGCGTGCAGGGTGGCCTGCTGGTGCGTGCAGGACGACGAGACGCGACGGCCGACGATGGAGCAGGTGGTACAGGCGCTGGAGGGGGTCCTCGCCATGGACGTGCCGCCGGTTCCGACGTCGTTGCAGGCCTTGGCCGGCCGCCCAAGGTTCCGGCTTTCTGATGAGTGCGCGTAA